The Stigmatopora argus isolate UIUO_Sarg chromosome 1, RoL_Sarg_1.0, whole genome shotgun sequence genome segment CTATAAAAGAGTACTTGTAATCTAAACAGACCTTTTCGCACTTTAATTGGTTCTTCCTCTCGTCATGGAACACAGTACACCCACCTGAAAGGTTTTTTGTTAGTTCCTTTTGCAGCATCGGTAAATAATTAACTAATTGTATTACACAAATTCTATTTTAAGCAATAAACACAAATTTAGTCAAGTTGTCTATTTATTACATGTTACCaaatttctgtcactttttgTCAAATGTTATGGAAATCAAATTATCCCCCAAAATGGTTAATCCAAGTTTACTAGAGTATATTTTCAAGACCTGTGTTCAGTGTTCATTTTGAAAATTTATAGCAATAGATTTTAAGCCATGTACTACAGTACACAGTACTACTTCATGTTCTATAACTCTGCTGCTCCCTGCAGGTCAAATGTTACCACAGACGAGCACAGAGCACGGACAGGGATAACGTGTTCAGACTCCAGTTCCACACTTGCACCATCCACGGAGCACAGTTGTGGTTTGGCAAAGGAGAACTGGATGAAGCGTGTACAGGTATGTGTAAAATTGATTAGAAGTCGGCAAACTATCTATAGTGAAATTGGATACGCCAAtgtgtcctttttatttttattaacgtAAGTGAGAAGACGTCTTTGAAAGATATAGCTGAGTACTAGGGATAACAATTGCATTATCAATGAATAATCTTTGGAGATTCACTTTACTGTTTAGTGCTCATTTAATGTTAAATATCTGAAAAGCTAATATTCATGGTAGGTATCGTCCTTAGAATTTatgcaaatgtattttactttccttttattttccaagatGAACGTTTTCCATTGGATGCCACGGTGGAGTTTGTCTTTTCCACTGGACCCGAGAAAATAAAAGGTTGGTGCATAATCTTCGGTTTGTCTTTGACAAGACAGTATATTTTCAAAATCCAGCAGGAGCCCATATTAGAAATGTTCTCATTTCTATCAAACTTGCTACTCAAGTATGTCTGACAATTGAAAAAAGATGCCTGTCCCACTTCCCTAAGAAAATGCACCACTTTTGGAATCCATCAGTACTTGAAATATGGAAACTAGGGAAGGACTTTTGACATGATCGGACTCCTAAtcctgctttttgtttttacttttcacTCTCCTTATCCGCCAGTCTACAATGATTACTGACTGTGGACATGGCAAAATGTAGATTtggttaaaatgaatttgaaacCCTTGTGTTACATCTCTCCACAGGCCGCGAGTACCACAAAAATGACCCAGCTGTCACGGTTGATTACAACACTGCTGATCCTGTAGTTCGCTGGGATTCCTACGAAAACTTCAACCAGCAATACCAAGACAGTCTTGAAGGTAAGATATTATTATGTTCTAGTACTAAGTTAAAGTCCTACTACTATTGAATGCAATTGACCGCAAACTGAATGAATTGATGTCAATTCCAGAAACACAGTACCCTTTAGTATTAGATGTGTAATAGATAATAGTAATACATAAAAGGGTAGAGaataaattggattgaatgcttttattgtcattattcaagtaCAATGTGACCTAACGCCTCACCATAAAACAAGAACTGTGTTTTTGTCATAGATATTGCCCACACAAAAGGTCCTCTCGATGGCAGTCTCTATGCACAGATAAAGAAGCGTCGGGGAGGAAATTCTGGTTCTCTTTCTTCCACCAATGGCAGCAGCCCCGGAGCAGAGGATAGACCTGATCAATTCCTCCCTCACCGCTCTGACTCAGCCCTTTCGGCACATTCTAGCCCTTTTAAGCAATCGCCGATCCATCCCGATCACCCTGAGGAGCCATTCCGTCCACCACCTCCAACCAGGCAAGAGCGAGAGGAGCTTGAACGTCTTCTTGGGGGCATAGAGGGATGTAGAAATGCAGAGCGAGAGACAGCTATCTTGGATGATGGTGATTCCTCACCTTCGGAACGGACCGAGACGCTGAGGCTCAGTCGCTCATGTTCCTGCCGTGATGGATATCGGTCACATCGCTGTGCGGAACCTGGATGTGACCGGACCCTCTTAATGCCAAATGGTTACTGCCTTGATCGAGCGCCTGGCACCAACGGGCACCACGGGGCGACTCCTTCTCAGATCCCCAACTCTGCTGCTCCTCCCTCGCACATGGACCTGTGCCAGCACTATAGTCCCCACACACACCAATCTCTCCCACCACCAGACCTGGTGTGGGATCGTCAGAGCAACCAGCAACACTTCCTGCACCGCCCTTGCTCCGATGCTACCTCGTCACGTCATCTCTGCTCCTACCCTTCACTTGAGCCCCATAATCATGCTCACTATCCGCTGTCTGCACCAGGTCGTCTCTGCTGCAGAGAGGATGATTACGGTCCCTATCACCATCCTCCTCCGCCCCACAGCCACCACCATCCCCACCTTCACCATCCCAAGTCCTCCACCAGCCCACCCTACCATGACGTAATGCTCATGGATGCTCCGCCACCCACAGGATGTTCTTGCAGGGACTGCGGCATCAGGAGAGAAGAAGCAGCAGCGGCCTATCACAGCCTGAGGCTCGAGCGAGGCAACGGCTTTCACTGGGACAGTGGGGAGGCAGGGCTACGAAGAACCAGGGAAGCAGAGCTAACCCGAGGCGGCTCGGAGAGCCACTGGGATAGACGCGGTCGAGAGTTTTCTCTCTCCTGGGAGCGAGACAGAGAGGCGGAGCTCCAGTgggagagggaaagagaggCGGAATATTGGCACAAGAGGGACACCATCGTCTCCTATGGACCGCAAGGTCACAATCTCCCCGCATTCACCTTTGACCCCTTGCCGTCATGTCACGCTGCTTATCCGGAGGCATCGCGGTCCCACGCTCATTCTCACCTTGACCTCAAgtacagcagcagcagcagtggcTACCAAACACCTCGGCAGATGTGCCCATGCTCGCCTTACCAGCCGTCGCCGTCTGAAAGCAGGGGCTACGCCTCAGGCTATCAGTCTGAGTCCACGTCGCCGTTGCCACCCACATCCTCAATTGTGGGGCCCTGCAGCCATAGCAATGGCTCAGCTGAGCAAAGTCACATTCACCACCGTCACCATCCAGACACACAACAGTCATGCTGCTCTGACTCACACAATGGTAAGACTGAAAGCTCTTCATTGATTTTCATCTTTTATCGCTGTTCTATTTATTGCTTTTGGTGAATTTCATGGAATATTAACGTAATCTTGCAGACGGCCTTCGTCACTCGAGTGAAAGTGTAGGCTGGAGGGAGCACATGCCCAATGGTTCCTTTAAAAGAGCTAACAGAGAAGGCCACGGTGCATGCTCTACTCCATCAGACATGTCTGGACCATCCACTCCAGTCCATACTAGCAGTCCACTACGTGCACATGAAAGGTATTGTACTGATTTACTATGGTTTCTGTGACATGATGATAAAAGCTACTCTTAGATTACAGAAAACTATCATCAATTTATCCAATTATATTTTGATTATCACCATCTTAAACATGACATCACAATTCTTTTACGTCATTGCTTCCTAGTAGgtgaaaacattcattcattcattctcttttAGTCCCAGTCCAGTGAAAAGACAAATCAGCTGTGACAACGAGGCATCACAATCCCAGAATGAGCACTACTCTTCTGGTAACGTCATCCAGGAAAACACGGAAAATCCAATAACTAGCACGGATCCATCAGGGGCACCCCAAAAAAGCCAGCCATCAGACAAAAACTCTCTCACTCAAACAGACTCCCATCACTGCACTACACTAAATgtcccaccccaaaaaattaacatCCAACAGGAGCACTGCAACAATGAGGCCACATCATCAACACGTAATACGTGTTTGGACTCTGAGACAACGATGTCATCAAGCCAAGGATGTCTTCTACGCTCCCCTTCATCAGTTCACCAACCCCAACATCACACTCCGGAGACGCCCCACCCATCAGAGGCTGCTGCAGTGCCGTCCTCTTCCTCGACTCAGGCTGTGTGTCACCCTCCAAGCCAGACACAGGTCACCAGTTTGGAGGCATGTCCTTCGCCTAAGGTCAATGGTTGTTTTTCCCCAACCAAGGGTTCCTTCGCCGAAGCCTCCAAATCTACCAACAGCACAAATTCTACCAGCTCCCTCACAACCCCCACCCCTGCATCATCTTACAACCAAGTACCATCCAGCTGCATGGAGGGATCCCCTGTTGCAGATACTCCTGTTCCAGGGTTTGCCACTCTGGGAAGGAAGTTGATGATTGGTGGCTCAGACATTCAACATCCCAATCACATTCCTGTTCATCACGGACCCCCTCACCACACTTACTCGGCGATGGAGAACAATTCAGCTGTAGACATCAATAAGAGGCACTGCTACTCTGGTCACCCCCCACAGCTTCATCAAATATCTGTCTCGAACTACTCAACTATCTCAATCCCACTTCCTCACCCACAGCCACCTCTGCCGGAGAAGCGTCACACTCAACTGGGCTCACCCAGTGATGAAAGAGAAGTTGTGAAACCACCCGTGAGCCACTCTAACAACTCTCAGCATCAGCACCATGTCACCTTCTCGCCTACTGTGGGTGAAATTGCACCCGGTGACCACCGCCAAAGTGTCACTGTGGCATCTGAGGATATTGAGGATGGAAACAGAGTCAGTGTGAAGTTTGTACAGGATAGTTCGAGGTTCTGGTACAAGCCAGGCATCTCCAGGGAGCAAGGTAAGTTTGAAAAGATGTTCTATTTTCTACATTAGACCTCTCGAGCTTCAATATGTTTTAATTACATACATATTCCACTTTCTTTGAATCGCTGATTATGCCACTATCTAAACTAACGTTTTGCTTCATTTGGATCATAGCAATCATTGCTTTGAAGCAAAGAGAGCCTGGCACGTTCTTGATCAGAGATAGTAATTCCTTCCAAGGTGCTTACGGCCTGGCACTGAAGGTGGCCACACCTCCTCTTAATGTAAACCAGCTCAGCAACAAaggtaagtaaataaataaatatgtatgtatatctatatctatatgtatatatatacactatatatatactatatactatatatatatatatatatatatatatatatatatatatatatatatatatatatgatgaaATATCTCAGCTCATCTCATCACagaattttcttttgaaattggaaAGTGTCCTTTATAAGGTCACACTCTGTCACACACTGCTGTTGCTAGTAACTGCATTGTAATGATAATTTTTCCGGTGCGGCAGGAGGCGATCCTCTGGAACATTTGGTGAGACACTTCCTCATAGAAACAGGCCCTCGAGGAGTCAAGATTAAAGGCTGTCAGAATGAGCCCTACTTTGGTAGGCCTTTTACTAGGTCTCTCAAGAAAACATATACTATGATTATTTGACAAGTTGACTTACTCCTATTTTTATGTTCATCCGTAGGGAGTCTGACTGCATTAGTCTATCAGCACGCCATCACACCCATCTCGTTGCCCTGTGCGCTGAATATTCTTGAAAAAGGTCAGCATTCCTGACAAATTTAGCTTGAGTTCATTTGTGTTGAGTATTGTGTTCTCCTTATTTTCAGATTTAATAGGAGACATCACAGAGGTTCCGCCAGTGAGTAACATCAGTACCGCTGCAGACCTTCTCAAACAAGGAGCAGGTGAGTTCACTAACACACCCATCCTAATGTGTTTTATTTGCTCTCTTTTTTATAATGTTGCGCCTTCTCTCCCAGCCTGTAACGTCCTCTACTTAAACTCTGTGGAAACGGAGTCTCTGACTGGCCCTCAGGCCATCGCCAAAGCAACAGATGCCACACTGAGTCGTAGCCCCCGCCCCGCCGCCACTGTAGTCCAGTTCAAAGTAACGTCGCAAGGCATCACATTGACCGACAGCCAACGCAGGTACTAAACATAACAACAtccatagaaaatattttaatgttcaCTGGGATTGTATTATACCCTGTGATCAAGTCACTCACAACTGTAATTAGTAAAAATCCAATAAAATATTGACGAATAACATAATTTAAATTACAGTGACTTGCATGCTGTACAGTGCACTAAACAATGTTGCCTTTCGTTTTCTTCTGTGTTGTGTCTTCTTCCAGGGTTTTCTTCCGCAGACATTATGCAGTGAACAGCGTAACCTTTAGCAGCCTTGACCCCAAGGATAGAAGGTGGGGCATCCAAAGATTCCTGTTGCGTAGCTGCAGTTGCAACTGACACTAACGAAAAACCTACAGATTGCACCCTGGATCACCGGGCAGCATTTGTTTGTTGTGATTCCTCGCATGGTTGTGTGCGCAATGTCAAATTTGTTAGCGCTTTTATGCATGTGTGCGTTGGGAGCATGCTTGCTGCAACTGCCTGAGCCTGctctctttctttctgtttGAATAGGTGGACTAACACAGACACCACCACTGTTAAGTAAGTGCTCTGTTGTTTGGGGACTTTTGTGACAATGCATGTTGGCTCCATCTTCAAAAGAAAGACTTGAAAAGTGTAGTATTTTGGACTTTAGTATTGTGGCCATTTTGATTCACGTGCTTCATGACGCGAGTATTTATAAtcgaatgtgaaaaaaaaaatcaccaattcAATCAGCTATTTCCCGTTACTTATTTCCAAGGTAACATCTGTTGAGCAACATACCATAAAATCACAGTTTATATGCCTTTTGTTCAAGGTATTCCCCATTTAGAAAAATATACATGTTCCTtatgaaatttaagaaaaaataatgtagtaaagtgtatacagtaatacctcgaatatcgcggttattgtggaccagacatggccgcgataatcacaAAACAGCGAAGTAGGGTGGCCCCCATTAAAATAGAtaaagacagtttttttttcttcagtgctgagtcctagtggcAAGAGTGGCTCCTGGTTACAATTTTCAGCGTGgatgttcacatttttatgaacttaaaaaaataaaaataaatggataaaaattccCCAGacaaaatctgcaatgtagtgaagccgcgaaatggccaggtattactgtattcaaaATGATCACCATGTTGGCCAATAACGGGGTCTCAATATTTTTGTCTAGATAGTGTAAAAGAGAAGCACCTGCATGGCAACGACTGTATGCCTGGCAAATGTACGAATTCTAACACGCTTTGTTAATAAAATTGTTTCATCTGAGTGTTAATCACATTTGGGCCGTGAGATGAAAAATTCAGGAAAGGTGCTGTTATGAATGAGACAAGGTGATCATGTTTTTACCGAGCCACCTCTGATATAATGTCACCATTTTGCTCTTCCCACAGAGTTTTTGGATTCATAGCCAAGAAGCCAGgcagtttggcagagaatgttTGCCACTTGTTTGCCGAGCTGGACCCCGAGCAACCCGCGACGGCCATCGTTAACTTCATCAACAAGGTCATGTTGTCACAACGCCGGTAGATGGAAGCTGTATTTCTTTGATTGGCCACTGGTTCGGATTACAATGCGAAACGTCTATCCAATCTCCATATAACACTAATATACCGCTTGCTGTGGTGCGAGTGGTTTCAAAGAATGACTTTGAAATTTGTCAATCCAAAATTCTTCTTATGAAGTAGGTCAAAATATTTGATCGATGTTTTGATACCCAAACCTAGctttcaaaaaccttttcagcATTCGACCATACTTTTTGGCTATGGAAGGACATTTGTCTCCCCATGTACagtacatatattttatttagcaTAAATAGCAATGGTAAATGACAGAATTACTCCTTGTAATTTAGTCAATGCTGCATAAGGATTTTGACTCAATAGACACGTTCATAAGTATAGCTCTGATAtatatttgttgtgtttttctgttgatttttttgtttgtctcgaAATTGAAGTTGAAAAACAAGTGAACCACGTATGTGGCTCCAGACCAGATGCAGCAGTGAACAGGATGATTTGTAATGTCACAACTTATTTAAATCCATAACAGACACCTGAAATCAAAATAGACCAAAGACCTGTTTAGTGTCATGTATTTGCATTCATTAATGACAATCCTGTTGGATTCACTCCGCTCACACAATGTAAATGAGAACGAGTGTGAGACTCCTGAGGGAAAATAGGAATGTTAACTTTAGAACTGTGCGTGTTAGAGTCATTTGGAAAGTATTTAGGTGACCGAGCGATGTTATGCCAGATATTAACTGAAGTAACGCAAGTCAAAAATGAAACTGAGAAGCGAAggatttattgttattgtacCATTATTGTATTACGCTACATTATCACATGGCGCCCAGAAATGTACTTAACCAAAGATGAAGCACTCTTATATGAATTAATAAGCTTTTTATCTAGCTATATTTTTGTATGTAATTGCTCCTTGTAGCTTTGCTATGCATTTATTTTAGTGTGTGGCCTTTTGTGGGAACCCCCCAAAACACTACACTTATTACAGCaataatatattgttttgtatttttttccccatgtggATCTCTATATTATGTAGTAATATATTTTCACATGCAGCTATAGGACCACGTTTGAGACGTAACAAAAGGAATGTTTGGTATATCTATATTGCTATTTTGTACTCAGAAGCTCGAATAAAGTGATGATGATGTGGTACATAAATCACTTTTTTAACTTGGTTATTTAGTGTTGTGTTGGTGAAAGGAAGAAATAATGTTTACATTGTTTTAACAGGGtggcggcctcacagctctggggtcctaggttcaaatccaggtcacgtccacctgtgtggagtttgcatgttctcctcaggtctgtgtgggtttcctctaggtactccggtttcctctcacattccaaaaacatgcatggtaagctgattggacacatctacattgcccctaggtatgggtgtgagtgtggatggttgtctgtctgcctgtgccctgcgattggctggcaaccgattcagggtgtcccctgcctctggcccggagccagctgggataggctccagcacaccccgcgaccctaatgaggataaagctgttcagaaaatgagatgagattgtttTAACAGCATTTATtccaatttctttttattttactttagaacacacacatttgaaaacattttttatatcaGTCAgagaaaacattattttacaaatagcattttcttttaaaacatgCTTAGGAATCTTTCTTGATCCTGATGTCACAAGATTCAAGTACAAGAACTCAAAGGATTAGCCAAAACATCGTAAATGGCACAAGTAGATTCTCCAATGTGATTGGCTTTGGCTTACAACATTTTTATTACTTATAACACAGCTTTCAATGCAGTAGAATAATTGCTTAAATGCACTTTGAGGTAGGAAAGTAGCTTCACTTGATCCTAATTGAAAAAGTGCACAAGTTTCATCAAGTTACAATCAAATGTTTTTGGCTTCATGTTCTTGGTGTAGCATGACACTGACTTAACATGCTGTGTTTATAAAGaaccccatttttttaatgaggtaTGCTCTCAAAACTAGGCCTAGTAATCTTTTTCCTTATATTTTTTCTCAATGAAAGCCTCTTAGTTGACTGTACCTTATAAACATCAtttcaaatgtgcattttaAGGAAATACACATGAACACGGTCCATTACAGAACTTATCTATGGCAAAGAGTAAGTACTCTACAACTGCAATTTACTGCCAGAGAGGTTTGAGAAAGGTTTTTGTACCTGTTAAAGAAAACATATATAGCAAGCTTCTCAGTTCGGAGACAGTCTGTTCAAAGATTCAAATGTGTCTTCCTCATTGCTTTCAAAACTAGGGATGGCTACGGGTCGAGAAGGAGTGCCAGTGTCGGTATGTGGTGTTAGAGCCACAGTCGACATAGTGGTACgcttccagactgttctgggatGTTCGTACCATCTGCGAGGTTTTCACTGAGGTtctgaaaagacaaaaaggcAACAGTTGCTGACACTGCGGAATACCCCCAAAACAACTGTATTGAGAGTTCACAGCTTTTAATGTTTGCTACGGTATATTGGGATAATAAGTAACGTTGACAGCACATCAGAACTATTACTAAGCATGAAAGTAAGTAGTAGTGTACATACTGCATAAAAACAAGGATGTTGTGGACCTTGATGCTACGCATGGTGCAATAggcactgaaaagacaaaaacaacacaattcaAAGAGACAAACTAAAAATTGTAAACTTTGGATTACATGTGGGCATGCGTATAGAAACCCAACTACTGTAAGTGATTCAACttgaatgtttatttaaaacaagtcattgtgaagcattttttttaaatcagaattttaaaatacaattgCTATATTGTGGCAGTTAACTAAAATAACCTGACTACAAAACAAGCAGCAATTTGgtaaggaataaaaaaattatcaaaaaGATGGCTCATGCTGTTTACTGCCATGTCCATCTTGAGGTTACAGTTAAGATAAAACCAACGAGAATTACTGATTGTTTAAAAACACCAGTTTTTTGTTGGTATTTCCATTATTTCAATAGGATAGGTTGCTTTAACATTGGAGTATTACTACTTGTGAATTTGGTCATGCAACAAAAGTATCTGATGGCGACACTATCTTTATAGAATTAATGAAAAAGTAAGATGTCAGCCTCTAGGTCTTGAACACAGTTTAGAACATGTTCCAAATTTTacgtgtttttttgttcaaacaaagaTTAGACAATACAGTACTCATATTTGCCCTGTACATAACACTTACTAGACGTATGGTGCACTACTACCAATTTCCACGCTGACTGTATAGTTCACCTGTAcaataaaggagaaaaaaatggcagagtTACATCGAGTATTTTCAAATCACGGTTCAGGATGATGTGACGATGCCTCTGAAGACCAGTTACCTGACGTTCGCTAAGTGGTAGAATGGTGGTGACATTATTAAGCAGATGCGTGCCAATCACGTTTTTCATGTATAGCACCTGGCAGCTGACACTTTCCACCAGCACtgagaaaaagtttgggttGCTGAAGTTCAGTGTGCTCTAAAGGGAAGATGCAAAATATTCGTTTTACTGCATGCATATACTGTAAATCTCGGGGTCTCTATCAAACTTAGTCATTTAGATTCTGCAGTAAGTCGTGTATTTTGACTTGTATAATCTTCAGTGAGGTGGCTCGTCATCCGAGTGAGTGGTTAGAATGTTAGCCTCACTGTTCTTGggtccagggttcgatcccaggtcggtcctcactgcgtagagtttacatgttctccctgggcttgtgtggcttttctccgggtactccggattcctcccacatcccgaaaacatgcagggtaggctcgttgaacactctaaattgcccctaggtatgagtgtgagcgtgaatgtttgtctgtctccttgtgccctgcgattgggtgtaCATAATGCAGGTTGAGTGTACGCCCACCGTCAAATTCATCTGGATGTTGAATCTGGCGGGGTCGAAGTGCACCGTCACCACGCGGATCCCGTCATCCACCACGATAACCGAACGGGGGAAGAGGAAGAAAGCCACCAGTATGGAGGCAAGGAAACACAGCACAATGGACAGAACCACGTAGAGCTTGCTGGGACAGAGAGGATAAGGGTTTTTATGTGAGGTTATTGTATACATGTGATACGCTCTATTGTAGTGTGCGTATTGATGACTTACGTTCTTTGAGGCTGCAACCTTTGATCGCTATATGGGATCAATGCAACCAGCTCATTGACCTGACCTGATGGAGAGAGGGATAGTGATCGAGCAACATGCTGACTTAGTGTTTGACTGCGAACAACAATtcaattgtttttacatttgttcACCCTTCATAGGGCACTCACGTAATACAATGTCCCCGAAAAGAAAAGTGCATcgacagccagtcctcccagctTCAATGAAGGAAATGGCTGTCattgtcaatgagttaaatactacaaAAAACTACTACTAATTGTTATTAGGGTCCATAACCGGAGtgtaattcaatttttattttcaactttTAGCACATCGGCCCCACAGATCTGAGatagagggttcaatcccaaatATTGTCCtcactgtggagtttgcatgttctccctgggctcatgtgggttttatccgggtactctggtttccttccacatccccaaaacatgtgggataggcttgttgaacagtaaattgcctctaggcatgagtgtgaatggttgtccgtctccttgtgccctgcgattggctcaccaccaattcaggatgtcacccccacctggtgcccgtagttagctgggattgctccagcacccccgcgacccttgttagaataagcagtatggaaaacgAGTcaatgatttatatatatatatatatatatatataaaaactgctaacattataatattaatatttacaatttttaaacgaaaaaaaaatggtcacttGGCCTAAAATTGTTTAACTTAAGtgtcaaaagggaaaaaaacacttgctCTATATGGTTAAAGGTCTTAAGTGtgaacttttgaatagctgtccactgttGTGACAACTTTGAAACGATGAAATTTTAACTCAAGAATCCGAGATCAACAGATAATTCATTCTCAAGCAACATTCTTGCCTTGCATACTTGAGATTTGTTTACATTTCATACATAAGGCTAGCCATCACgtgtttatttttccccctttatgCGTTTGCATGTAACAGCGAGAAGATGTATATATTCCAGCAGAATTTGACGAGGCTATGCACTcagagaacaacaacaaaacaaatgctATTTTATACACGCTATTCTCCGATCTGATCGGCGTTCCACCTGTTCCCTGACCTGATGGGATACGTCCGCTTCCCTGACACGCCGGACACGTAATGCTGTCTCTGCCGGTGAACTCGACGTACGGGAACTGGGCAATGTCTTCCCTCCTGACGAGTCCATCCAAGGAGTCGTCGTCGGAATTTGGCGGCGTTTCGTCACTTCGCCGCCCGTAGCTGCCGCTTGGCCTCTGGCCCCAACTCGACGGTCTGCTGCCATAACGGCGAGAAAATGAACTCCCCATGTGACACTCGGATCACCGCTTCTCGTCTCCCCGTCTGCAAATTGGTGAGAATAAACGAGCTATTTAACATCATAATGATCGCCAGAACGACTACTTAGTTTTGACACTGTCATAGCCAAACTAGCCGACATGCTACCTGTCAACCAGGAACTAATGAGCTGTTCATAATATTAGACAGAACAAGTCCAAATTAGCCATCTTGAATATTTGATCGATAAATCGGTAAGgccacttaaaaaataaacgcGTCTACCTTCTCAGTTTGTTTCCATCACAAAgatccgtctgtctgtctcggacAACTTCGTATTGTCTTGTTGTGGTCACGTGATCGGCGTGCCTTGGCATGCGTCTATTATTTAGCCTGGTGACGGGACCGCTCAGTATGAAGTTTTTAAGCAAGTATCATGTCGATCTGGATTTAGAAATACGTCTAAACGAAATGTATTTAGTCGTTGTTCatctttgtttatttaattgtaTTACGAATCAATGCAAGGATCGGCTCTTCATCATTTCCACGATCATTACGTCATCACAACATCTATATATTAGGGGTGGGCAAAGTTTGCATGTGGCTTGCTTTTTTAAGG includes the following:
- the LOC144075212 gene encoding tensin-2-like isoform X1, translating into MGCILSSDWCGEDLVQAVPVVRSSYVKSQSLERSDTGRMRLMKSGKGELHVFKEKTFKKRRQCSVCHQNVDNVGSFCRACKTATHRKCESKVTTACVIAPANDLQRRGTAPSRNAQHLGSTKSLTYTKQRNTLPRSFSVDRVMERVMERHYDFDLTYITERIISVFFPPKLEEQRYRLNLKEVATMLKSKHQDKFLLLNLSERRHDMSRLNPKVHEFGWPDRHAPPLDKICAICKAMETWLTSDPQHVVVLHCKGNKGKTGVIIAAYMHYSKISAGADQALSTLAMRKFCEDKVSTSLQPSQNRYIYYFGGLLSGAIKMNSSPLFLHQVLIPSLPNFQGDGGYYPFLKIYQSMQLVYTSGIYDLHGSGGRRLCVTIEPALLLKGDIMVKCYHRRAQSTDRDNVFRLQFHTCTIHGAQLWFGKGELDEACTDERFPLDATVEFVFSTGPEKIKGREYHKNDPAVTVDYNTADPVVRWDSYENFNQQYQDSLEDIAHTKGPLDGSLYAQIKKRRGGNSGSLSSTNGSSPGAEDRPDQFLPHRSDSALSAHSSPFKQSPIHPDHPEEPFRPPPPTRQEREELERLLGGIEGCRNAERETAILDDGDSSPSERTETLRLSRSCSCRDGYRSHRCAEPGCDRTLLMPNGYCLDRAPGTNGHHGATPSQIPNSAAPPSHMDLCQHYSPHTHQSLPPPDLVWDRQSNQQHFLHRPCSDATSSRHLCSYPSLEPHNHAHYPLSAPGRLCCREDDYGPYHHPPPPHSHHHPHLHHPKSSTSPPYHDVMLMDAPPPTGCSCRDCGIRREEAAAAYHSLRLERGNGFHWDSGEAGLRRTREAELTRGGSESHWDRRGREFSLSWERDREAELQWEREREAEYWHKRDTIVSYGPQGHNLPAFTFDPLPSCHAAYPEASRSHAHSHLDLKYSSSSSGYQTPRQMCPCSPYQPSPSESRGYASGYQSESTSPLPPTSSIVGPCSHSNGSAEQSHIHHRHHPDTQQSCCSDSHNDGLRHSSESVGWREHMPNGSFKRANREGHGACSTPSDMSGPSTPVHTSSPLRAHESPSPVKRQISCDNEASQSQNEHYSSGNVIQENTENPITSTDPSGAPQKSQPSDKNSLTQTDSHHCTTLNVPPQKINIQQEHCNNEATSSTRNTCLDSETTMSSSQGCLLRSPSSVHQPQHHTPETPHPSEAAAVPSSSSTQAVCHPPSQTQVTSLEACPSPKVNGCFSPTKGSFAEASKSTNSTNSTSSLTTPTPASSYNQVPSSCMEGSPVADTPVPGFATLGRKLMIGGSDIQHPNHIPVHHGPPHHTYSAMENNSAVDINKRHCYSGHPPQLHQISVSNYSTISIPLPHPQPPLPEKRHTQLGSPSDEREVVKPPVSHSNNSQHQHHVTFSPTVGEIAPGDHRQSVTVASEDIEDGNRVSVKFVQDSSRFWYKPGISREQAIIALKQREPGTFLIRDSNSFQGAYGLALKVATPPLNVNQLSNKGGDPLEHLVRHFLIETGPRGVKIKGCQNEPYFGSLTALVYQHAITPISLPCALNILEKDLIGDITEVPPVSNISTAADLLKQGAGEFTNTPILMCFICSLFYNVAPSLPACNVLYLNSVETESLTGPQAIAKATDATLSRSPRPAATVVQFKVTSQGITLTDSQRRVFFRRHYAVNSVTFSSLDPKDRRWTNTDTTTVKVFGFIAKKPGSLAENVCHLFAELDPEQPATAIVNFINKVMLSQRR